Proteins co-encoded in one Bacteroidota bacterium genomic window:
- the fumC gene encoding class II fumarate hydratase — MDYRIEKDTMGEVKVPAHVYWGAQTERSRNNFKIGPEASMPKEIIYAFGYLKKAAALANHELGVLSKEKCELISKACDEIIAGKLDEQFPLVIWQTGSGTQSNMNANEVIAYRAHVMNGGQLTDEPKILHPNDDVNKSQSSNDTYPTAMHIAAYKQVVEITIPGMERLRDSLQKKAKAFESIIKTGRTHFMDATPLSLGQEFSGYVQQINMSIRALKNALEAVKELALGGTAVGTGLNTPKGYDVLVAKKIAELTKLPFVTAPNKFEALAAHDAMVELSGALKRSAVALMKVANDIRMLSSGPRCGIGEIIIPDNEPGSSIMPGKVNPTQPEALTMVCAQVIGNDVAVSVGGSMGHFELNVFKPLIAANVLQSARLIGDACVSFTEKCADGIEANLPEIKKHLENSLMLVTALNTHIGYEKAAKIAKTAHKGNKTLREAAIELGYLTNEQFDQWVRPEDMIGSLK, encoded by the coding sequence ATGGATTATAGAATAGAAAAAGACACCATGGGCGAGGTAAAAGTACCGGCTCATGTATATTGGGGCGCACAAACAGAGCGTAGCCGAAACAATTTTAAAATTGGTCCTGAGGCAAGCATGCCAAAAGAAATTATTTATGCTTTCGGGTATTTGAAAAAAGCAGCCGCTTTAGCAAATCATGAATTAGGCGTGTTAAGTAAAGAAAAATGTGAATTAATATCTAAAGCTTGCGACGAAATTATCGCAGGTAAATTAGATGAGCAGTTTCCATTGGTAATTTGGCAAACCGGATCAGGTACGCAAAGTAACATGAACGCCAATGAAGTAATTGCATATCGTGCGCACGTAATGAATGGCGGACAATTAACCGACGAACCAAAAATATTACACCCGAATGATGATGTGAACAAATCACAAAGTAGTAATGATACTTATCCAACGGCTATGCATATTGCGGCCTATAAACAAGTGGTGGAAATTACTATTCCTGGCATGGAACGCTTACGCGACAGCTTACAAAAGAAAGCAAAAGCATTCGAAAGCATTATCAAAACAGGTCGTACTCACTTTATGGACGCTACTCCATTATCGTTAGGACAAGAATTTAGCGGATACGTTCAACAAATCAACATGAGCATTCGTGCATTAAAAAATGCATTAGAAGCCGTGAAAGAATTAGCCTTAGGCGGAACAGCGGTAGGAACCGGATTAAATACGCCAAAAGGTTACGATGTTTTAGTGGCTAAGAAAATTGCCGAGTTAACTAAATTACCTTTTGTGACTGCTCCAAATAAATTCGAAGCATTAGCTGCTCACGATGCGATGGTTGAATTAAGCGGTGCTTTAAAACGCAGTGCTGTCGCTTTAATGAAAGTAGCGAATGACATCCGTATGTTATCATCCGGACCGCGTTGTGGTATTGGAGAAATTATCATTCCTGATAACGAACCGGGTTCATCTATTATGCCGGGTAAAGTAAATCCAACACAACCGGAGGCTTTAACGATGGTTTGTGCTCAGGTTATTGGAAACGATGTAGCAGTAAGTGTTGGCGGAAGCATGGGACATTTTGAATTAAATGTATTTAAACCATTAATTGCAGCCAATGTTTTACAAAGCGCACGCTTAATTGGTGATGCTTGTGTAAGCTTTACTGAAAAATGCGCCGATGGTATTGAAGCTAATTTACCGGAGATTAAAAAACATTTAGAAAATTCATTAATGTTGGTAACTGCTTTAAATACGCACATTGGTTACGAAAAAGCAGCGAAGATTGCTAAAACAGCACACAAAGGAAATAAAACTTTACGTGAAGCTGCCATTGAATTAGGATATTTAACCAACGAGCAATTCGATCAGTGGGTTCGTCCCGAAGATATGATTGGAAGCTTGAAATAA
- a CDS encoding DUF1275 domain-containing protein yields MFIHTGSQRTFKHNLQIASILSFVAGLVNVTGFLSVAQLTTNVTGHFAFFVDEVFKLNFAKSFVYFLYIFFFFLGSFVSSFVIEWSFKNKYNKSNLIPAITEILILFAIPLLEGKMVSSYPDVIACSLLFAMGLQNSFVTTISNASVRTTHLTGLFTDLGIELSQLFFYKSTEQRRKLFSSIKLRLAIISFFFVGGLTGGVFYNAAGINLLYLGGTVLIVGLLYDYLSSEKNK; encoded by the coding sequence ATGTTTATTCACACCGGCAGTCAACGAACATTTAAGCACAATCTTCAGATTGCGTCGATTTTGTCGTTTGTAGCAGGCTTGGTTAATGTAACCGGTTTTTTATCCGTTGCCCAATTAACAACGAATGTTACAGGACATTTTGCGTTTTTTGTGGATGAGGTTTTTAAATTGAATTTTGCGAAGAGTTTTGTATACTTCCTATATATCTTTTTTTTCTTTTTGGGTTCATTCGTATCCAGTTTTGTAATCGAATGGAGTTTTAAAAACAAATACAACAAGAGTAATCTGATTCCGGCAATTACCGAAATTTTAATTTTATTTGCGATTCCACTGCTTGAAGGTAAAATGGTGAGTAGTTATCCTGATGTTATTGCTTGTAGTTTATTATTTGCAATGGGCTTACAAAATTCTTTTGTTACAACAATATCCAATGCCTCAGTAAGAACAACACATCTTACCGGTTTGTTTACTGATTTGGGAATAGAATTATCTCAGTTGTTTTTTTATAAATCAACCGAGCAGAGAAGAAAATTATTTTCTTCCATAAAACTTCGCCTAGCAATTATTAGTTTCTTTTTTGTAGGTGGATTAACAGGTGGTGTTTTTTATAATGCAGCCGGTATTAATTTATTATATTTAGGAGGAACTGTATTAATCGTTGGATTGCTTTACGATTATTTAAGTTCGGAAAAGAATAAGTAA
- a CDS encoding Crp/Fnr family transcriptional regulator, which translates to MSELTHLSNEAADWLNDNLVELSFKKNEEVLRSGKVCNHLFFIKSGMLCGYYLLESKEICNWLAIEGDFGTSYYSFISRQPSYESIQSVEETTVQAISFEKINELYNLFPETERAGRLILEEYYSRLEERLISVQFKSAKERYQSLFKNRPELIKRAPLGRIASYLGITQETLSRIRAEV; encoded by the coding sequence ATATCTGAATTAACGCATTTAAGTAATGAAGCGGCCGATTGGTTAAATGATAATCTCGTTGAACTTTCATTTAAAAAGAATGAAGAGGTATTACGTTCCGGTAAAGTTTGTAATCATCTGTTCTTTATTAAATCGGGAATGCTTTGCGGTTATTACTTATTAGAGAGTAAAGAAATTTGCAATTGGTTAGCTATTGAGGGTGATTTTGGAACCAGTTATTACAGTTTTATTTCACGCCAACCTTCTTATGAATCTATACAAAGTGTGGAAGAAACCACCGTGCAGGCAATTAGTTTTGAAAAAATAAACGAGTTGTATAATTTATTTCCGGAAACAGAGAGGGCAGGACGTTTAATTTTAGAGGAGTATTATTCTCGTTTGGAAGAACGTTTGATTTCCGTGCAGTTTAAATCGGCGAAAGAGCGTTATCAGTCACTTTTTAAAAACCGTCCCGAATTAATTAAGCGCGCACCTTTAGGAAGAATAGCCTCTTATTTGGGAATTACACAAGAAACTTTAAGTAGAATTAGAGCAGAGGTATAA
- a CDS encoding (d)CMP kinase yields the protein MPKITIAIDGYSSCGKSTIAKALAQRLNYSYIDTGAMYRAVTLYALRHGLIDAKRNIDNEALIKALKKIKVDFKFNTQSKVSETFLNDENVEHDIRTMEVSDNVSKVSTIHEVREKMVALQREMGKNKGVILDGRDIGTNVFPNAELKLFMTADNDIRAQRRLDEYSSKGQYFTLEEVKLNLNKRDYEDTHRKENPLTKAKDAIVLDNTDLNKEQQLEFVLKLIADMQLTKDTVA from the coding sequence ATGCCCAAAATTACCATAGCCATTGATGGTTATTCCAGTTGTGGAAAGAGTACAATTGCAAAAGCATTAGCTCAGCGCTTAAATTATTCTTATATCGATACAGGTGCTATGTATAGGGCAGTAACTTTATACGCGCTCCGTCATGGATTAATTGATGCTAAAAGAAATATTGATAACGAAGCTTTAATCAAGGCACTTAAAAAAATAAAAGTTGATTTTAAGTTTAATACTCAATCGAAGGTTTCTGAAACTTTTTTAAATGATGAAAATGTAGAGCATGATATTCGGACCATGGAGGTTTCTGATAATGTGAGTAAAGTGAGTACGATTCATGAGGTGCGTGAAAAAATGGTGGCTCTACAACGTGAGATGGGAAAGAATAAGGGAGTAATTCTGGATGGTCGTGATATTGGTACAAATGTTTTTCCAAATGCCGAATTAAAATTATTCATGACAGCAGATAACGATATCCGTGCTCAGCGCCGTTTGGATGAATACAGTAGCAAAGGACAATATTTTACTTTGGAAGAAGTTAAATTGAACCTAAATAAACGTGATTACGAGGATACACACCGTAAAGAAAATCCTCTTACAAAAGCCAAGGATGCCATCGTCCTTGATAATACCGATTTAAATAAGGAACAGCAGTTAGAGTTTGTTCTCAAGTTAATTGCGGATATGCAGTTAACTAAAGATACTGTAGCTTAA
- a CDS encoding T9SS type A sorting domain-containing protein translates to MKKLIFFLSILFISKSIQAQEWTWMKGTDTLTKPGIYGTMGVASPSNNPGARHGAATWVDNNGDLWLFGGEGVTTNTVLCWLNDLWIYTISTGNWTWMGGTNLPNQNGIYGTLGVPSTTNMPGAREFMMYWTDASGNFWMFGGEGFPAAGGIGGLNDLWRYNPTTNEWTWMHGTNIIDDPSNYGTKNVFSSTNTPGARHGSGKCIDGSGNLWLFGGYGLASTTINGNCNDLWKYNIATNQWAWVSGTNVINQYGNYGTKGIASISNNPGGREFPACWFENNGNIWLYGGGGFPASGTQGYLNDLWKYNISTDTWTWKQGTNLVNQQGNYGTKNSFSPTTAPGGRFGAADWVDNTGNLWLFGGTGYANSVVPGRLNDMFRYNIFTDEWSWEHGMNSTNANGIYGAMTIPAPFTTPGARYYNTWWKPTNGYFWLFGGLGFSAVSASQNNMNDLWRFGPPCTPVLLNASNSLSLCSGNSITLTAASTTTGTINWYSSTSTVAVASGSAFATPVFTVSGASTTETFYIENSSCTGQTPITLTINPTPTVSIFTDNPLICAGSTVSLTANGAFTYAWNTSATGSVIAISPSVTTTYTVTGTDTSGCTNTAVLTQSVSACTGIASIKDTEWNQAIYPNPNNGGFNVSSTFEEAEFVLYNLLGQMVHKEKINRGENRIKTEITKGVYLYSIEQKNKIVKQGKMVIE, encoded by the coding sequence ATGAAAAAACTTATTTTTTTCCTATCGATACTATTTATTTCAAAAAGTATTCAAGCTCAAGAATGGACTTGGATGAAAGGCACAGATACTTTAACGAAACCCGGAATCTATGGCACCATGGGTGTTGCCTCTCCCTCCAACAATCCCGGCGCGCGACATGGTGCTGCAACTTGGGTGGATAACAATGGTGATTTATGGTTATTTGGCGGCGAGGGCGTAACAACAAATACAGTTTTATGCTGGTTAAATGATTTATGGATATACACTATAAGCACAGGTAACTGGACATGGATGGGTGGAACTAATTTACCCAATCAAAATGGCATTTATGGAACTCTTGGTGTTCCTTCCACAACGAATATGCCGGGTGCGCGTGAGTTCATGATGTATTGGACGGATGCCAGTGGGAATTTTTGGATGTTTGGTGGTGAAGGATTTCCCGCGGCAGGAGGCATTGGCGGTTTAAATGATTTATGGCGATACAATCCAACAACTAATGAGTGGACCTGGATGCACGGTACTAATATTATTGATGACCCCTCAAATTACGGCACAAAGAATGTATTTTCCTCTACTAATACTCCGGGAGCAAGACATGGATCAGGTAAATGTATTGATGGATCAGGAAATCTTTGGTTGTTTGGTGGATATGGATTAGCATCCACAACAATTAACGGAAATTGTAATGACTTATGGAAATATAACATTGCAACAAATCAATGGGCTTGGGTAAGTGGAACAAATGTAATTAATCAATATGGAAATTATGGCACTAAAGGAATTGCTTCTATAAGCAATAATCCTGGTGGTCGAGAATTCCCTGCCTGCTGGTTTGAAAACAACGGAAATATTTGGCTTTATGGTGGTGGTGGGTTTCCTGCCTCCGGCACTCAAGGTTACTTAAATGATTTATGGAAATACAATATATCTACTGATACATGGACGTGGAAGCAAGGAACAAATCTTGTTAATCAACAAGGAAATTACGGCACAAAAAACAGTTTTTCTCCAACTACTGCCCCGGGTGGAAGATTTGGAGCTGCAGATTGGGTAGACAATACAGGGAATCTATGGTTGTTTGGAGGAACCGGATATGCGAATAGTGTAGTACCCGGAAGGTTAAACGATATGTTTCGATATAACATTTTTACCGACGAATGGAGTTGGGAACATGGAATGAACAGCACCAACGCCAACGGAATTTATGGTGCTATGACAATTCCTGCACCTTTTACAACACCGGGTGCACGATATTATAATACTTGGTGGAAGCCAACTAACGGTTATTTTTGGCTTTTCGGCGGACTCGGGTTTAGTGCAGTTAGTGCTAGTCAAAACAACATGAATGACCTTTGGAGGTTTGGTCCGCCTTGTACGCCCGTACTTTTAAACGCTTCTAACTCTTTATCTTTATGCAGTGGTAATTCCATAACACTAACGGCTGCCAGCACTACTACAGGAACTATTAATTGGTATAGCTCTACATCTACAGTAGCTGTAGCGAGTGGTAGTGCTTTTGCAACTCCGGTATTTACCGTTAGCGGAGCATCTACTACTGAAACTTTTTACATTGAAAATTCTTCTTGTACAGGACAAACACCAATTACTCTAACAATTAACCCAACTCCCACTGTTTCCATTTTCACAGATAACCCATTAATCTGTGCAGGCTCAACCGTATCTCTTACAGCTAATGGCGCTTTTACTTACGCATGGAATACAAGCGCGACTGGTTCGGTAATTGCCATTTCGCCGAGCGTTACAACAACTTATACCGTAACCGGAACTGACACAAGTGGATGTACAAATACTGCTGTACTTACACAAAGTGTATCAGCATGTACAGGAATTGCTTCGATAAAAGACACTGAATGGAATCAGGCGATATATCCAAATCCGAATAATGGAGGCTTTAATGTGAGCTCTACATTTGAAGAAGCTGAATTTGTTTTATATAATTTATTGGGGCAGATGGTTCACAAAGAAAAAATAAACCGTGGTGAGAATCGTATTAAAACCGAAATCACAAAAGGCGTTTATCTTTATTCAATTGAACAGAAAAATAAAATTGTAAAGCAAGGAAAAATGGTGATTGAATAG
- a CDS encoding 16S rRNA (uracil(1498)-N(3))-methyltransferase: MNIFIAHINGQLAELTPEESWHCTKVLRMKAGESIHLIDGLGNFYEGTLSVLNEKKSIATIQSGPKQQNKHPYYLHLAIAPTKNIDRMEWMVEKAVETGIDEITFVRCKNSERTVIKEERLIKIAESAVKQSLQAYIPKINGLTNFNDVIKSDADLKFIAHCEENHKKTLKDFELTNRKSLVLIGPEGDFTQEEINLAKTEGFSEISLGPNRLRTETAGLFVVSTYSIIHL; the protein is encoded by the coding sequence ATGAATATTTTCATTGCACATATTAACGGTCAACTAGCCGAACTGACACCCGAAGAATCCTGGCATTGTACCAAAGTGCTACGAATGAAAGCCGGAGAATCTATTCATCTCATTGATGGTTTAGGAAATTTTTATGAGGGAACATTATCAGTGTTGAATGAAAAAAAATCTATTGCTACTATTCAATCAGGACCAAAACAACAAAATAAGCATCCGTATTATTTACATCTTGCTATTGCTCCTACCAAAAACATCGACCGCATGGAATGGATGGTAGAGAAAGCTGTTGAAACCGGTATTGATGAAATTACTTTTGTTCGCTGCAAAAATTCAGAACGAACTGTTATTAAAGAAGAGCGCTTAATTAAAATAGCGGAGAGTGCTGTTAAACAAAGTCTGCAAGCCTACATTCCAAAAATAAACGGCCTAACAAATTTTAATGACGTGATTAAATCAGACGCTGATTTGAAATTTATAGCGCATTGCGAAGAGAATCATAAAAAAACGCTCAAAGATTTTGAATTAACCAATCGAAAAAGCCTGGTGTTGATTGGTCCGGAAGGAGATTTTACACAAGAAGAAATCAACTTAGCCAAAACAGAAGGATTCTCTGAAATTTCATTAGGACCAAACCGATTGCGAACTGAAACTGCCGGATTATTCGTTGTATCCACCTACTCAATCATTCACCTTTAA